The nucleotide window gaatgaccggacgctgctgcgcctgagtccggtcgtttccagagagctccccgagcctctgttttgcaaccggacgcgtccggtccaccatgaccggacgcagaccagcgtccgattagttctGTGCCCGTGCGCCTAACTCCAGCGCCACCTATGTCACCATAAGTCAGCACTAACCAGACACAGACcctgagcgtccgatcactcttcacgccagcgtccggtcaggagaCCGAGACCGtgcgctcactgctgccactgactggacgcaggaccccagcgtccggtcaccacgtgactagcgtccggtccactctgtgagaccttgtcttttctgtatagggcgccggtggcaccgtcggactgtccgcactccaaGCCATcaccacatgtgtgagctttggaatatctccaagccattttcatcttcatggcatatgtttctcacacacatgtacctgtagactaatcacctgtgtatctcacataaacacaattagtccacctaggttgtcactcaattaccaaaatcacacaatgacctttcaatctccccgtttttggaaattgatgacaactctacaaagatatgaaaattaagctcttttggattcatgttgcttgcccaagcaattttaccatgtgaaaatgattttgtacaagtaccacaaacccgagatggtagtattatctcgccctacatatatgctagtgTTTGGTTTAaagttcgcacatatgcatagattgaaaatatgggagagtaattactaccaaatgatgctcaggtgtatagagtaaacctttgaagtgtgataccaatcggagttgcacctttaagtttatccttagcaccatggttagatATAACACTCCGCCGAtagagttttgaacccttgcctccgttccttcaccgagttgatccacatcaagtccactttcttctcctttgcaaatgtgccaacaccactatttgtatgtgtgttagcattttcacaatcattttctaaaggattagccactcaacttgccacgccactcaatcctagcgacgatgcaaagttagatcactcgagtggcactagatgaacgatatgcaaacaagtttacccctcttgatagtacggcaatctatcctaaacccggtcataaacttctctacacacctatgaccggtgaaatgaaatgccctaggttatacctttgccttgcgcattcaatTCCTTCTCCTCCAAAGTTGATGcaatacatgcaccaacacgatcaacaatgatatgatccacttcatatcatcacgtgatcatattggttcatcgatcttgacttcacttgcttttcaccgttgccttcgtccatcagcgctaagtcttgcttaagcttcaccaccatgcggtccatcactccaaagccttcgacttgcccttcacgcttgtaaccggtccatcaagccaagtcttgtcttgatcttctccaccttgatcacatgacttagtgtcatgtcttatgtgcaatgagctcctttatcatcacatgtgtgagctttgcaacatctccaagccattttcatcttcatggcatatgttgttcacacaaatgtacctgtggactaatcacatgtgtatctcacataaacacaattagtccacctaggttgtcactcaattaccaaaaccacacaaggacctttcacctttaCCACGGGGAGGTCCTTGAAAACCCCGCGCGCGCCGGCTTGGCTACCGACGGCATAAGGCGGTTACGCCGGGCAACCTAGGCGTGCTTCGACGGGATTAAGGGCCTgaccaccatctacagctaaatgcgcaaggatgggtggcggttaggaACTTGGAGGCGCACTATCGCGGGCTACAGCGGCGAATGGCTATCCGTGGTGTCGACGCGACTATTCCGATGACCTAAGGTTCTATCAGGGTGGTAGGGATAACgggtaagcaccagtagctcatcgGAATTCGTGTTGCGGTGACGGTTTAGGCGGAGGAGTgccgaggtggcctggccacaTGCGAGCCGCCGAGGCGGTGATGCTCCGGGATGGACACCCATGCGTCACCACGTCTTCAGTAAGCGCCCTGGCCAAATGGTGCGAGCACCAGATAAAGAAGGTCAAGCGAGCTCCTGGATACAAATAATTGAACTAATTTGGACCTTACCCCAATTTCACTGGCACGGCGGCGCACCTAACCGAGGGCAACAAAAGGCCAAATTGCCGGTCGATAGGGCATGACCAAGCTTGTGGGGAAGGAGACGGCTAGCCTACTTCCTAAGCTACCCATTAGAGCGAGGAATTGAATGGCAAAGCCGCTGGCGCTAGGCGAATTGGAGGGCGGAAAAGCAGAGCTCAAGCCGTGGTCATGTCGTGGAGAGGCACACGAGTGAGCACGAGCGGATTAAGATGGGCAGTTTTGATCGATAGCTGCAACATGAGCACATGCGCACAGGTGATGAGACAGTAGAGGGATTGGCGCGATGCGCTTGAATTGGAGCGGCCAGACCCAAGCAGGGCTCACCGACGTCGGCTAGTGGGGGGTAAGTGAGGCAGGATGGGCAGAGAGGCATCGCCATCACCTTGTGACTAGGGTCCGTTGACCAAGACGCGACGGGCGGCGGCACGGGCTCACGGTAGGTGAGCCGCAGGGCAGGACGACTTTCACATCGACACGGCGACAATGGCCACGAACTTGGCTTGACCCCGTGCGTGGCTCAGCAGACACGGTGGCGCACGCAAGCAGCGACAGCGGGGCACACAACAATCGTATTATGATGACACCTCGCCATGCGACCGCGCAGCGGCTGCACCGACGTAGCGTAGTGGCAGCACATCGGCACAACGCAGCGGTGCGGTGCAGCGCTCGTGAGCGCATGAACCAAGGCATGGCTCGGCCGGCCCGACACGAGGTGGCCGCGACCCGCTCGGCCCAATGCACAACATAGGCGACGATGAGACAGCCGCTGGCAAGGTTATGCGCGGTGCACGCGTGCAACAACATGTGCACCCCACGCGACGCCGCACTCTCGAGCGCGGTGACCACGCACATCGGACCAGCCAGCCCGAGGTGaggtcgtgcacgaattttaaagcgcgtCTAAAAACTAACCTAACACAAGTGAAGCTAAACTACTTCAACCATGCTAACGATGGTACATCAGTCTACCATAATGAGCAAAAACACAGCATTGACCTTTAACTAGATTTTCCAGAATTAATTCACTaacatggcattgtcacactgttttcaaacttaaaatttcttccaagtcttgagcttaatttgacttcaagttccatttccaagccattagaaatactagctagtcatattatttttttacagcaagagttgcattgtcatctacaaagtttgtacttcaaactttatttaagtatcacacacatgttctatagtatttttgcttactAAAAATTGATTTTCAACCCTACTTAATATACATGAGCTATCGAATCAacattcatttaacatttttattggttattTTAGTCTACAAGAAATTTATTAACACCTTCTATCgcatgcattattacataaacatgatgctcatgtcaTGATTTAGTAGattgtttagggtgtaacaccaagggtgttacagttGAGGCCAGGTCTAGGCACATCAATGCCCGGTGTCGGAGCTAGGCGCAGCGGTGGCTGGGGCTACCGCTGGGCATGGTAGAGGTCGAGGTAAATGTGAATCTAATATTGCCATGGAGAGAAAAGGAAacacaaaaaagagaaaaaaataagtTTCTAACTTGTAGATTTCATGTATTAGAAGAGGTTATTGATGATCTAATGCGGTATCTTTCTAATAATCCAAAAAAGATATTGGGACACCTTGTTATCAGTTTATTAGAGGAGATGTACCAAGGTGATGCTCGAGATGCTCTTTGGTTGTGTTTGAGATCGCTTATAAGCGATTCAATTATAATTATTGTACCACAAGAATTTTTGATTCTCGATCCCCGTTGTGCTAGTTTAAAGTTCTAAAGCAGCGATAAAAAAATTTGAAGCGTTTGGTGGGGTTCTCTTTTTTTTATAGTGAATAGGATCATTATAGGGTGTGTCTCCGCTATATGTGAGTACAATTTTGTTTTCCATCAGGCGACGATGGCATCCTTTGATCCTAATCCTACGGCTCAGGAGTCATCTTCAACCTTCTCCCatccctcttcttcctccgccctcttcctcgtcctcgcccttgccgccgcccaCCGCCCCGCCGCGGGCGTGCTAGGGTTTCGCCGGCCAAACCCTAGCGTGCCCGTGGAGGtcaccttcttcccctcccccctcCTTCTTCCGCAGCAAGCTCCGCCCATGGATGCCCTCGCCCTAACCTGGCtcggccgcctccgccgccgctagGTCCATAAGCCACCCTCCTGCTGTCCTCACTACCTGGCCGGCTTGCCTCCCACGAGCCCTTCTCTTCTAAACCCGtcggagttggggaagaagagagggagagccgGAGAGAAAGGGCGCCGCCGCTGCCCGTTGGAACCCTAACGTCACCgccatcttcttcttcgtctCCGGTGTGGTCGGGCGCGGCAGCAAGCACTGTGCGTGGGGAGGCTGATAACTGACGGAAAAGCAAGATTTTATAGACATCAAAGGAGTAATCCTGATTATTATTATAAGTAGAAACAAACATGGTTTTTGGACTTTTGAGGCAACATTCATCAAACAATGCGTGCGTGGCTGCCTGCGCAACATCtgaccccacccccacccccaaccCCACCCTGAGCCGGAGGTGCGCGGTGCGCTACCGCAGCCACGTCCGCACCAGCTGCTGCTACCACCTGCGCCGGAGAAGAGCAGAAAGCAAACGTAAACGGGCCTGTAATTTGCGAAAGAGATGCCGCCGCCGGTGAATCCGCAGCGGCTTTCGCCGGCAGAGTCCCGAGAGCGGACGCTGGGCTTCTTCCAAGGCCTGGGCGTGGACGTGCCCCTCCCAGCCTCGGCCGAGCGGCCCGACGCCTACTCCTCGCTCGTCCGCGCCATCGTCTCCTCCGCCGCCGTCACCTCCTCGCGCGTCTCCTGCACCATCACCATCTCCCCCGCCGTCACGGTGAGCGCCTGCTTCTTAATTAGCCTCCCCGTTGGATAGGACAGAACCACTCTCGATCTCCATCTCTCCCCTTTCTCCTATTTACCTCCGGCCGGCGCGGTGAGTGCAGAACCAGTACAACACGCTCcacggcggcgcggtggcggCCGTGGCTGAGGCAGTCGGGATGGCGTGCGCGCGCTCCGCTGCTGGGGACAAGGAGATGTTCCTCGGCGAGCTCAGCACCGCGTACCTCGCCGCCGCGCGACTCAACGTGAGTTTGCCGATCCTCAACAGTCAACGCCCTGATATACAATACAGATCCATTTCATTTTTTCCCCCAATGGTTTCGCTCGCCATATACAGCACTCGCTGTGTAGGATGGATCGAATCGATCGCCACAAAATTCTATGTGCTTTGAGGCAATTTTCTTGCATTAGTTGAGAAGctcgacctccttcctgatgctTGGAATTGTGGGGATAGGAGAAGAACATGTGGTTGAGAATCACCGAATATGATTCTGCAAGAAATGAGGTTGTGCCACTCGTCAAACATCTTCTGGCATCTGAGGTGATCAGGGTGGACTTTGTGCCTCGAGTAGTGCTTGGGATACGAGTAGGTATCAGGAATTCAAGATTCAAGAGGGGAAGGG belongs to Miscanthus floridulus cultivar M001 chromosome 4, ASM1932011v1, whole genome shotgun sequence and includes:
- the LOC136551412 gene encoding uncharacterized protein isoform X1, with the translated sequence MPPPVNPQRLSPAESRERTLGFFQGLGVDVPLPASAERPDAYSSLVRAIVSSAAVTSSRVSCTITISPAVTNQYNTLHGGAVAAVAEAVGMACARSAAGDKEMFLGELSTAYLAAARLNAEVDVEAQILRKGRSVVVTTIDFRLKDTKKLCYTSRATFYIMPVASL